In the Treponema sp. J25 genome, one interval contains:
- a CDS encoding SDR family oxidoreductase, translated as MKVLFIGGTGNLSYDCTLRALEMGYKVTHLNRGKRVDKQLAQVELIQADVQNEAHVKDELAHRTFDAVVDFIAYNPDEVERDIRLFAGKTAQYVFISTASAYRKPPLHPVITESTPLWNPYWEYSQKKIICEEILWRAWRDKAFPMTIVRPSHTYCREWIPTAWTSSDFTVAARMLQGKEVVVQGDGTSLWTLTHSRDFAVGLVGLLGQPAAIGEAFTITGDEALSWDMIHHNLAAALGVEPRIVHVPSEFIARVSPELGPHFLGDKSHSVLFNNSKIKRLVPQFKTTIPFAQGIRESVAWYLENPERQRVNSQIDEIIEEVLRRWKRAMEAAFSM; from the coding sequence ATGAAGGTCCTTTTTATTGGTGGAACGGGGAATCTTTCCTACGATTGTACCCTTCGGGCCCTTGAGATGGGCTATAAAGTTACCCATCTGAACCGGGGTAAAAGGGTGGACAAACAGCTGGCTCAGGTAGAGCTTATCCAGGCGGATGTGCAGAATGAAGCTCATGTCAAAGATGAGCTTGCCCATCGAACCTTTGATGCGGTGGTGGATTTTATCGCCTATAACCCCGACGAGGTAGAACGGGATATCCGGCTTTTTGCAGGCAAGACCGCCCAGTATGTGTTTATTTCCACCGCTTCGGCCTATCGTAAGCCGCCCCTCCATCCAGTGATTACCGAATCTACGCCGCTGTGGAACCCCTATTGGGAATATTCGCAGAAAAAAATTATCTGTGAAGAAATTCTGTGGCGGGCCTGGCGGGATAAAGCTTTCCCCATGACCATAGTTCGGCCATCTCATACCTATTGCCGGGAGTGGATTCCCACCGCGTGGACCAGTTCTGACTTTACGGTGGCCGCCCGCATGCTCCAGGGCAAAGAGGTGGTGGTTCAGGGAGATGGAACGTCCCTGTGGACCCTTACCCATAGCCGGGATTTTGCGGTAGGGTTGGTTGGCCTTTTAGGGCAACCCGCCGCAATCGGTGAAGCCTTTACCATTACGGGGGACGAAGCCCTTTCCTGGGATATGATTCATCACAATCTGGCGGCCGCCTTAGGGGTGGAACCGCGGATTGTTCATGTTCCTAGTGAGTTCATAGCCCGGGTAAGTCCAGAGTTGGGGCCCCACTTTCTGGGTGATAAAAGTCATAGTGTGTTGTTTAATAATTCTAAGATTAAACGCCTGGTGCCCCAGTTTAAAACGACGATTCCCTTTGCCCAGGGAATTCGTGAATCGGTGGCCTGGTACCTGGAGAATCCAGAGCGGCAGCGAGTTAATTCCCAGATTGATGAGATAATAGAAGAAGTGCTGCGCCGTTGGAAACGAGCCATGGAAGCGGCGTTTTCAATGTAA
- a CDS encoding SufD family Fe-S cluster assembly protein: MANTELVAELLASIKQHHYGPDVAHVEIHGNEVLGVHLVPGLEVSSRSLPDGVAVEIRVQRGVHIKNPVHFCFGLLPNQGVQRILSHTVIEEGASARFIAHCTFPNAVDVQHRMEAEIHIGKGAFLGYFERHVHGPRGGVLIVPKTKVYLEEDARYTTEFELIEGAAGTVKLDYEGVCKAGATLDMKARLYGRLEDTIHIREAVRLEGEGSTGVLTSHIALKDRAQATIENEIIAEAPFARGHVDCKEIVQGEAQARAIPIVFVKDHRAHVTHEAAIGSVDSKQLETLLSRGLTEDEATDLIIKGLLS, translated from the coding sequence ATGGCAAATACGGAATTAGTAGCAGAACTTTTAGCGTCCATAAAACAGCATCACTATGGTCCCGATGTGGCCCATGTGGAAATTCATGGGAATGAAGTGCTGGGGGTCCACCTGGTCCCGGGCCTTGAAGTTTCGTCCCGGAGCCTCCCCGATGGGGTGGCGGTGGAAATTCGGGTGCAGCGGGGAGTTCATATTAAAAACCCCGTTCATTTTTGTTTTGGCCTGCTACCGAATCAGGGAGTCCAGAGAATCCTTTCCCACACCGTGATAGAAGAAGGGGCCTCTGCCCGGTTCATCGCCCACTGCACGTTTCCCAATGCGGTGGATGTACAACACCGTATGGAGGCGGAAATCCACATTGGGAAGGGGGCTTTCCTGGGATATTTTGAACGGCATGTCCATGGCCCCCGGGGTGGGGTGCTTATTGTACCTAAGACAAAGGTATACCTGGAAGAAGATGCCCGGTATACAACCGAATTCGAACTTATCGAAGGGGCCGCCGGCACAGTGAAACTCGATTATGAGGGGGTGTGTAAGGCCGGTGCCACATTGGACATGAAGGCCCGCCTCTATGGCCGACTGGAGGATACTATCCACATTCGGGAGGCGGTGCGGCTTGAGGGGGAAGGTTCCACCGGCGTTCTCACAAGTCACATCGCCTTAAAGGACCGAGCCCAGGCCACTATAGAAAACGAGATAATCGCAGAGGCCCCCTTTGCTCGGGGCCATGTGGACTGTAAGGAGATTGTCCAGGGAGAAGCCCAGGCCCGGGCCATTCCTATCGTGTTTGTAAAGGACCACCGGGCCCATGTTACCCACGAAGCGGCCATTGGCTCAGTGGATTCTAAGCAGCTGGAAACCCTCTTAAGCCGGGGCCTTACCGAAGATGAGGCAACGGACCTGATTATTAAGGGACTTCTCAGTTAA
- a CDS encoding ABC transporter ATP-binding protein translates to MNLLELKQVSLIKGGKALLRDVSVDIWEGYVHAVIGPNGAGKSTLAQTIMGLSGYRDIEGDIRFQGESIKGLSVDERARRGITLVFQEPARFEGLGVVDFILAGAKKKERPVVEEALSIVGLDPARYMGRAVDRTLSGGERKRIELASVYAMQPRLLLMDEPDSGVDIDSIQHIFTVIQKLKEQGTTVLLITHSPDVLKQADHAFLLCAGMVVDKGPMERMYEYFNGKCTPCTHIGFPEVDKN, encoded by the coding sequence TTGAATCTTTTAGAGTTGAAACAGGTTTCTCTTATAAAAGGGGGAAAGGCCCTGTTACGGGATGTTTCGGTGGATATCTGGGAAGGATATGTTCACGCGGTGATTGGCCCTAATGGGGCAGGAAAATCAACCCTTGCCCAGACCATAATGGGCCTTTCAGGATATCGGGATATTGAAGGGGATATTCGTTTCCAGGGAGAGTCTATTAAAGGCCTGTCGGTGGATGAGCGGGCCCGCCGGGGCATTACCCTGGTGTTTCAAGAACCCGCCCGGTTTGAAGGGCTGGGAGTAGTGGACTTTATCCTCGCCGGGGCAAAAAAGAAAGAGCGCCCTGTGGTAGAAGAGGCCCTTTCGATAGTGGGGCTTGACCCGGCTCGCTATATGGGCCGGGCGGTGGATCGTACCCTGTCCGGGGGCGAACGCAAGCGAATAGAGCTTGCATCGGTGTATGCCATGCAGCCCCGTCTCTTGCTGATGGACGAACCCGATAGTGGGGTAGATATCGATTCAATCCAGCATATTTTTACGGTGATTCAAAAATTAAAGGAACAGGGAACAACGGTCCTTCTTATCACCCATAGTCCTGATGTGCTTAAACAGGCCGACCATGCCTTTTTGTTATGTGCCGGGATGGTGGTGGATAAGGGCCCCATGGAACGGATGTATGAATACTTTAACGGGAAGTGTACTCCCTGTACCCATATAGGGTTTCCAGAGGTAGATAAGAATTAG
- a CDS encoding VIT1/CCC1 transporter family protein — MDEKTIRWAAIAAQKTELTEYYVYTKLADMVQDPHNAQVLRDIGAAEKRHSEYWQGKTGVTVKPNRWKIWRTLFMARLFGLTFVLKRMEKNEGTASKRYEILAQAYPEVRQIMNDEAEHEKSLLNLLDEKLLQYVGSIVLGLNDALVELTGALAGFTLALGNTKTISLAGLVTGVSAAFSMAASDYLSSKAEGDSRAATSAIYTGVAYLITVILMILPYLLLDAKFISLGLTLAIVILIIMLFNYYLSVAKDLDFKRRFFEMAFISLGVAAFSFGLGYVLKIWLGVDVE; from the coding sequence ATGGATGAAAAAACGATTCGATGGGCGGCGATTGCGGCCCAGAAAACGGAACTGACCGAATACTATGTGTACACAAAACTGGCAGATATGGTGCAGGATCCCCATAATGCCCAGGTCCTTCGGGACATTGGGGCGGCGGAGAAGCGGCACTCCGAGTACTGGCAGGGTAAGACGGGGGTAACCGTAAAACCGAATCGATGGAAAATCTGGAGGACCCTTTTTATGGCCCGCCTGTTTGGGCTTACCTTCGTGCTCAAACGGATGGAAAAAAATGAGGGAACCGCCTCTAAACGGTACGAAATCCTTGCCCAGGCCTATCCGGAAGTGCGTCAGATTATGAACGATGAGGCGGAGCACGAAAAAAGTCTCCTCAACCTGTTGGATGAGAAACTCTTACAGTATGTGGGATCCATTGTTTTAGGACTGAACGATGCTCTGGTGGAATTGACGGGAGCCCTGGCGGGTTTTACCCTTGCCCTGGGAAACACTAAAACGATTTCCCTGGCAGGACTGGTGACGGGCGTTTCGGCGGCCTTCTCGATGGCCGCCTCGGATTATCTTTCGTCGAAGGCCGAAGGGGATAGTCGGGCGGCCACCTCTGCCATTTACACGGGGGTAGCCTACCTTATTACGGTCATTTTGATGATTCTTCCCTACCTGCTCCTGGACGCTAAATTTATAAGCCTCGGACTAACCCTGGCCATTGTCATTCTTATCATCATGTTGTTCAATTATTATCTTTCCGTTGCGAAGGACCTGGATTTTAAGCGGCGCTTCTTTGAAATGGCCTTTATCAGTTTGGGAGTGGCGGCCTTTTCCTTTGGTCTGGGGTATGTGCTTAAAATCTGGCTTGGCGTGGATGTGGAGTAA
- a CDS encoding adenosine-specific kinase, protein MALSFEVVSLPVPQDKNVIVGQAHFIKTVEDIGEILAASVPGIQYGLAFNEASGPCLIRTEGNDETLVQAAVACAQAVGAGHTFYLILGNAYPINVLDRIKACPEVCRIFCATANPVQVVVGVTEQGRGIMGVIDGSSPKGVEEAHHKKERKELLRRFGYKFA, encoded by the coding sequence ATGGCCCTTTCTTTTGAAGTAGTATCCCTACCGGTCCCGCAGGATAAAAACGTGATTGTGGGACAGGCCCATTTTATTAAGACCGTGGAAGATATAGGCGAAATTCTTGCCGCTTCAGTGCCAGGCATCCAGTATGGGCTTGCCTTTAATGAAGCCTCCGGCCCCTGCCTTATCCGTACCGAGGGGAACGATGAAACCCTGGTTCAGGCCGCCGTGGCCTGTGCCCAGGCGGTGGGGGCGGGACACACCTTTTATCTCATCCTGGGGAATGCCTATCCTATCAATGTGCTGGATAGAATAAAGGCCTGTCCCGAGGTGTGCCGAATTTTCTGCGCCACCGCGAATCCGGTGCAGGTCGTGGTGGGGGTGACTGAACAGGGCCGGGGTATCATGGGAGTAATCGATGGTTCAAGCCCGAAGGGGGTGGAAGAGGCCCATCATAAAAAGGAACGGAAGGAATTACTCCGTCGCTTTGGCTACAAGTTCGCCTAG
- the pheT gene encoding phenylalanine--tRNA ligase subunit beta, translated as MPKIEVHEQLLYSLIGYRWEGREAFEEALTCAKAELDEDSDKSLPESARILKIELNDTNRPDLWSTAGLARQLRLYHRSAPIPAYPFFSRPGQALPTTYRVIVDGALKDIRPYIGAFVVKGKKIDEAQLKDVIQTQEKLCWNFGRKRRSIAMGVYRTALIQWPVRYVAADPDATRFVPLGMEEKLSLREICQKHPKGIEYGHIVAGFPRFPYLTDSAGETLSFPPVINSARIGAVEVGDDELFVEMTGTDMESLALAISITACDFADAGWTVQPVLVEYPYDTPFGQQVTFPYYFQETLFCSLSRIYRFLGEALDQEACLGALRRMGVRAEAAEDREAREARSEPGIRVYPPEYRNDFLHAADVVEEVMIGRGLNNFMPLKPQDFTIGRLTPITLFSRKVKELMIGLGYQEMIYNYLGSKKDFIEKMCRDGSSIVRISNPMTENYEYVRDSVLPSLLMSESVSGHAVYPHRIFEVGKVAYRDSSENYGVATRQYLGFLHAAPEANFNVVASQIQALFYYLNRSYEVAEVTDSRFIPGRVAAVLCGGVKVGVYGELHPQVLENWGITVPCTAAELDLDVLKDSH; from the coding sequence ATGCCAAAGATAGAAGTACATGAACAGTTGTTGTATTCCCTCATAGGATATCGATGGGAAGGTCGGGAGGCCTTTGAAGAAGCCCTTACCTGTGCCAAGGCGGAATTGGATGAAGACTCTGACAAGAGCCTTCCCGAATCTGCGCGCATTCTTAAAATTGAATTGAACGATACGAACCGCCCCGATCTCTGGTCCACCGCGGGACTTGCCCGGCAACTCAGGTTGTACCATCGATCGGCGCCGATCCCTGCCTATCCCTTTTTTAGCCGTCCGGGGCAGGCCTTACCCACCACCTATCGGGTGATAGTGGATGGGGCCCTGAAGGATATTCGTCCCTATATCGGTGCCTTTGTGGTAAAGGGTAAAAAGATTGATGAGGCCCAACTGAAAGACGTAATCCAGACCCAGGAAAAGCTCTGCTGGAATTTTGGCCGCAAACGGCGTTCCATTGCCATGGGGGTGTATCGGACTGCCCTCATTCAGTGGCCCGTGCGGTATGTGGCGGCAGACCCCGATGCTACCCGCTTTGTTCCCCTGGGAATGGAAGAAAAACTTTCCCTTCGCGAAATCTGTCAGAAGCATCCAAAAGGCATAGAATACGGCCATATCGTTGCGGGCTTCCCCCGCTTTCCCTACCTTACCGATTCGGCGGGCGAGACCCTCTCGTTTCCACCGGTGATCAACAGCGCCCGCATTGGGGCCGTGGAGGTGGGGGACGATGAACTCTTTGTGGAAATGACGGGTACCGATATGGAGTCCCTGGCCCTGGCTATCAGCATCACCGCCTGCGATTTTGCTGATGCGGGCTGGACGGTTCAGCCGGTGCTGGTGGAGTATCCCTACGATACCCCCTTTGGCCAGCAGGTGACCTTCCCCTACTATTTCCAGGAGACCCTCTTTTGTTCCCTGAGCCGGATCTATCGTTTCCTGGGAGAGGCCCTGGACCAGGAGGCCTGTCTTGGGGCGCTCCGTCGGATGGGGGTGCGGGCCGAGGCCGCAGAGGATCGAGAGGCCCGGGAAGCTCGTTCCGAGCCGGGGATTCGGGTGTATCCGCCGGAGTATCGTAACGACTTTCTCCACGCCGCCGATGTGGTAGAAGAGGTGATGATTGGCCGGGGGCTTAACAATTTTATGCCCCTTAAGCCTCAGGATTTTACCATTGGCCGGCTTACGCCGATAACCCTTTTTAGCCGCAAGGTGAAGGAACTCATGATTGGCCTGGGATACCAGGAGATGATTTATAACTATCTGGGTTCGAAAAAAGACTTTATCGAAAAGATGTGCCGGGATGGCTCTTCCATTGTACGGATCAGTAATCCCATGACGGAAAACTACGAGTATGTCCGGGATTCGGTGCTCCCTTCTCTACTCATGTCCGAATCTGTTTCGGGTCATGCGGTGTATCCCCACAGAATATTCGAGGTAGGCAAGGTGGCCTATCGGGATAGTTCGGAGAACTATGGGGTTGCCACCCGGCAGTACCTGGGCTTTTTGCATGCCGCTCCGGAGGCTAACTTTAATGTGGTAGCCAGTCAGATCCAGGCTTTGTTCTATTACCTTAATCGGTCCTACGAAGTGGCAGAAGTTACGGACAGTCGCTTTATCCCGGGCCGGGTTGCGGCGGTGCTCTGTGGAGGAGTAAAAGTAGGAGTATACGGGGAACTCCACCCTCAGGTGCTTGAGAACTGGGGTATTACGGTACCCTGTACGGCCGCCGAACTAGACCTGGATGTGCTTAAAGATAGTCATTAA
- a CDS encoding phenylalanine--tRNA ligase subunit alpha — protein sequence MDIQNTVKNLHPLEVRIIRHYKRGDELSIEKVEAELQFKPGNGNQALSWLLGKGLIQEIRREPLVFFELTELGELWAREGTPEERILRLLAQEGALTMGELAQRLKLENKDVGSAYGLLSKANLVVMDEQKRVCLAPGCSLGADGLPTAGPGSQRLRLIRGLLERALKLREGTGKGEDSSGLLKEENLSPEERELMKSIAKKRGAADSAFRIVEREKVIYTFTEQWQAVFQALQEAGITGDEIGALTPELLASGAWKNGRFRSYNIQVPPTRLLVGRSNPYARFLEDVKDKLVSLGFEEFDGSLVETEFWNSDALFMPQFHSARDIHDVYYVAEPQKAQYIEEPWLSRVAAAHENGGDTGSRGWRYTFDREFTRRLILRSQGTVLSARQLPKAKIPGKYFGIVRCFRYDRVDATHLSDFYQTEGIVLGEDVNLRTLLGMLEMFATEVAGAKEVKYVPGYFPFTEPSVEVHIKHPVLGWFELGGSGIFRPEVTQSLGVNVPVAAWGIGIDRMALMALGLNDLRELFSYDIEAVRLRRTKESL from the coding sequence ATGGATATCCAGAACACGGTAAAGAACCTGCATCCCCTGGAGGTGCGGATTATTCGGCACTACAAAAGAGGGGATGAATTAAGTATCGAAAAAGTAGAGGCAGAGCTACAGTTTAAGCCGGGCAATGGGAATCAGGCCCTTTCGTGGCTCCTGGGAAAAGGCTTGATTCAGGAAATCCGGCGGGAACCACTTGTGTTTTTTGAGTTAACCGAATTGGGGGAACTCTGGGCCCGAGAGGGAACTCCGGAGGAACGAATTCTGCGCCTTCTTGCCCAGGAAGGGGCCCTGACGATGGGAGAACTTGCCCAGCGCTTGAAGCTGGAAAACAAGGATGTGGGAAGCGCCTATGGCCTTTTGTCAAAGGCAAACCTGGTAGTAATGGATGAACAGAAGCGGGTTTGCCTTGCTCCAGGCTGTAGCCTCGGGGCGGATGGTTTACCAACCGCAGGACCCGGAAGCCAGCGACTCCGGCTGATTCGGGGGCTCCTCGAGCGGGCGCTAAAGCTCCGGGAGGGAACCGGCAAAGGCGAAGACAGCAGTGGTTTGCTAAAGGAAGAGAACCTCTCGCCGGAAGAGCGGGAACTTATGAAAAGTATCGCCAAAAAGCGGGGGGCCGCCGATAGCGCTTTCCGCATTGTGGAACGGGAAAAGGTGATTTACACCTTTACGGAACAGTGGCAGGCGGTGTTCCAGGCCCTGCAAGAGGCGGGAATCACGGGAGATGAAATTGGCGCCCTCACCCCTGAACTGTTAGCCAGTGGGGCCTGGAAAAATGGCCGATTCCGTTCATATAACATTCAGGTGCCTCCTACCCGTCTTTTAGTGGGCCGCTCTAACCCCTACGCGCGATTCCTGGAAGATGTAAAGGACAAGCTGGTTTCCCTGGGTTTTGAAGAATTTGATGGATCCCTGGTGGAAACGGAATTCTGGAATTCCGATGCCCTTTTTATGCCCCAGTTCCATTCTGCCCGGGATATCCATGATGTGTACTATGTGGCGGAACCACAGAAGGCCCAGTATATCGAAGAGCCCTGGTTAAGCCGGGTTGCGGCGGCCCATGAGAACGGCGGTGATACGGGAAGCCGGGGCTGGCGCTATACCTTTGACCGGGAATTTACCCGCAGGCTTATTTTGCGAAGCCAGGGAACGGTCCTCTCTGCCCGGCAACTTCCCAAAGCGAAAATTCCGGGGAAATATTTTGGTATTGTGCGCTGTTTCCGCTATGACCGGGTAGATGCGACCCACCTTTCGGATTTTTATCAAACCGAAGGGATAGTTCTGGGAGAGGATGTAAATCTCCGCACCCTTCTGGGGATGCTCGAGATGTTTGCCACAGAAGTAGCCGGAGCCAAGGAAGTAAAGTATGTGCCGGGCTATTTCCCCTTTACGGAGCCATCGGTGGAGGTTCATATCAAGCATCCCGTCCTCGGTTGGTTTGAGTTAGGGGGGTCCGGGATTTTCCGTCCCGAGGTAACCCAGTCGCTGGGAGTGAACGTGCCCGTAGCGGCCTGGGGTATCGGTATCGATCGGATGGCCCTGATGGCCCTGGGCCTCAACGATCTACGGGAACTCTTTAGTTATGATATCGAAGCGGTACGGCTGCGCCGGACGAAGGAAAGCCTCTAA
- a CDS encoding secondary thiamine-phosphate synthase enzyme YjbQ, whose protein sequence is MKSLTKELWFETKQRREFINITDQVEALVAASGVQEGLCLVNAMHITASVFINDDESGLHRDFDIWLEKLAPHEPVSSYYHNRGEDNADAHMKRQIMGREVVVAITQGRLHLGPWEQIFYGEFDGQRRKRVLVKIIGE, encoded by the coding sequence ATGAAGAGCTTAACGAAGGAATTGTGGTTTGAGACAAAACAACGCCGGGAATTTATCAACATAACAGACCAGGTGGAAGCCCTCGTTGCGGCCTCGGGGGTTCAGGAAGGGCTGTGCTTGGTAAACGCCATGCACATCACAGCAAGTGTCTTTATTAACGATGACGAAAGTGGACTCCATCGCGACTTTGATATCTGGCTTGAAAAACTAGCCCCCCATGAGCCCGTTTCGTCGTATTACCACAACCGGGGAGAAGATAACGCCGATGCCCACATGAAGCGGCAAATTATGGGACGAGAGGTAGTCGTCGCCATTACCCAGGGAAGATTGCATCTTGGCCCCTGGGAACAAATCTTTTATGGTGAATTTGATGGTCAGCGCCGAAAACGGGTGCTGGTAAAAATCATTGGGGAATAA